One segment of Desulfosudis oleivorans Hxd3 DNA contains the following:
- the hmcF gene encoding sulfate respiration complex iron-sulfur protein HmcF — MPEGTLCNRKMVNEKEFLSALLADKQGKQYYAELNELDVDHKKLVDTLSKTLKSRTKTWLEICAHCGMCADSCFFYLANKKDPEQVPSYKIQSTLGRLVKAPHKADNAFMQYCMDTAWGKCTCCNRCGSYCPFGIDMGVMFSYLRGLLFSQGFVPWELKIGSGMHRIYQAQMDVTSEDWVETCEWMAEESEEEYPGLEIPIDKEGADIMYTVNAREPKHYPQDIAEAAMLFHIAGENWTVPSRGWEETSLAMFAGDWEACKMQVESVYAAMDRLKPKRMVVTECGHAYRATVIEGPYWAGLASGKTPVESLHYVEWVAEALRTGKLKIDPAKKIKEPVTYQDSCNYIRNAGLRDIPREIMSYIAEDFREMKPCKEHNFCCGGGGGMNGLGRYREQRNIGLKVKRDQILATGAKLVISPCHNCWDAIRDMEEVYRIGIRWSFLKPLLLDMVIVPEHLRAEE, encoded by the coding sequence ATGCCTGAAGGAACACTGTGCAACCGCAAAATGGTCAACGAGAAGGAGTTTCTCTCCGCGCTCCTGGCGGACAAGCAGGGCAAGCAGTACTACGCGGAACTGAACGAACTGGATGTGGACCACAAGAAGCTGGTCGATACCCTGTCCAAGACCCTTAAATCCCGCACGAAAACATGGCTTGAAATCTGCGCCCACTGCGGTATGTGCGCCGACAGCTGTTTTTTCTACCTGGCCAACAAAAAGGATCCGGAGCAGGTCCCCTCCTACAAGATTCAGTCCACCCTGGGCCGGCTGGTCAAGGCCCCTCACAAGGCGGACAACGCCTTCATGCAGTACTGCATGGACACGGCCTGGGGCAAATGCACCTGTTGCAACCGGTGCGGCTCTTACTGCCCCTTCGGCATCGACATGGGGGTCATGTTCAGCTACCTGCGGGGCCTGCTCTTCTCTCAGGGCTTTGTTCCCTGGGAACTCAAGATCGGTTCCGGCATGCACCGCATCTACCAGGCACAGATGGATGTCACGTCCGAAGACTGGGTCGAAACCTGCGAATGGATGGCCGAAGAGAGCGAGGAAGAGTACCCGGGCCTGGAAATCCCCATCGACAAGGAGGGGGCCGACATCATGTACACGGTCAACGCCCGGGAGCCCAAGCACTACCCCCAGGACATCGCCGAGGCGGCCATGCTCTTTCACATTGCCGGTGAAAACTGGACCGTGCCCAGCCGAGGATGGGAAGAGACCAGCCTGGCCATGTTCGCCGGCGACTGGGAGGCCTGCAAGATGCAGGTGGAGTCGGTGTACGCGGCCATGGACCGGCTCAAGCCCAAGCGCATGGTGGTCACCGAGTGCGGCCATGCCTATCGGGCCACGGTAATTGAAGGTCCCTACTGGGCCGGCCTTGCCTCGGGCAAGACCCCGGTGGAAAGCCTTCACTACGTGGAGTGGGTGGCCGAGGCCCTGCGTACCGGCAAACTCAAGATCGACCCGGCCAAAAAAATCAAGGAACCGGTAACCTACCAGGACTCCTGCAACTATATCCGAAACGCGGGCCTGCGCGATATCCCCAGAGAGATCATGAGCTACATCGCCGAGGATTTCCGGGAGATGAAGCCCTGCAAGGAGCACAACTTCTGCTGCGGCGGCGGCGGTGGCATGAACGGCCTGGGCCGCTACCGGGAGCAGCGCAATATCGGCCTGAAGGTCAAGCGGGATCAGATTCTGGCCACCGGCGCCAAGCTGGTGATCTCGCCGTGCCACAACTGCTGGGACGCCATCCGGGATATGGAAGAGGTCTACCGGATCGGCATCCGCTGGAGTTTTTTAAAGCCACTGCTGCTGGACATGGTGATCGTGCCGGAGCACCTGCGGGCCGAGGAGTAA
- a CDS encoding universal stress protein has translation MFKKILFATTASPACDHAARVAFDMAGRYPSDLTVLHVLGVPSRGFGQYVTDVRTGEQLVPDEDYIAWVKEEMKTTYAEQLKQCPECTMEAVAGIPHTEILRFARKTDADLLILGGHTKDRENEGYTYRNMAGSTLQSVARSARCPVLVVSRPAASFWGGFSNIVLGTDFSKAAEHAFRFALSAARQLDCRLHLFHALDISGMHAGKVLEQDEIEDRLRDSLNTIRRKYVSQMKDFKNYEIDAWEGVPYVEIVKYAREKFADLIVMAHHTGSRDAENSALGSTMEQVVLRATCPVISVNHPDKVSQDA, from the coding sequence ATGTTTAAAAAAATCTTGTTTGCGACAACCGCTTCCCCGGCATGCGACCACGCGGCCCGGGTAGCCTTTGACATGGCCGGCCGGTACCCGTCGGACCTGACCGTGCTGCATGTGCTGGGCGTTCCCTCCAGGGGATTCGGCCAGTATGTGACGGATGTGCGGACCGGTGAGCAGCTGGTGCCCGACGAGGACTATATCGCATGGGTGAAGGAGGAGATGAAAACCACCTATGCCGAACAGCTGAAACAGTGTCCTGAATGCACCATGGAAGCGGTGGCCGGCATTCCCCATACCGAGATTCTGCGGTTTGCCCGTAAAACCGACGCCGATCTGCTCATTCTGGGGGGCCACACAAAAGACCGGGAAAACGAGGGCTACACATACCGAAACATGGCCGGCAGCACGTTGCAGTCCGTGGCCCGCAGCGCCCGGTGCCCGGTACTGGTGGTCTCCCGGCCGGCGGCCTCCTTCTGGGGCGGATTCTCCAACATCGTTCTGGGCACCGATTTTTCAAAGGCGGCGGAACACGCCTTCCGTTTCGCCCTGTCGGCGGCCAGACAGCTTGACTGCCGGCTTCACCTCTTTCACGCCCTGGACATCAGCGGCATGCATGCCGGCAAGGTGCTGGAACAGGATGAGATTGAAGACCGACTCCGCGACAGCCTGAACACCATCCGGCGCAAGTACGTATCCCAGATGAAAGACTTTAAAAACTATGAAATCGACGCGTGGGAAGGCGTTCCCTACGTGGAAATTGTCAAGTACGCCCGTGAAAAATTCGCCGACCTGATCGTGATGGCCCATCACACCGGCTCACGGGACGCGGAAAACAGCGCACTGGGCAGCACCATGGAGCAGGTTGTGCTGCGCGCCACCTGCCCGGTAATCAGTGTCAACCACCCGGACAAGGTGTCACAGGACGCATAG
- the divK gene encoding DVU0259 family response regulator domain-containing protein — protein sequence MAKKILIVDDDPNITSYLTEFFADNGYATCAASDGREALDVAKKEKPDLITLDLEMPDEWGPRFYRRMSQDPEIKNTPVIVISGLSGNQYAIQKAVASISKPFDRDELIKIVRDAIGDAK from the coding sequence ATGGCGAAAAAAATTCTGATCGTCGACGATGATCCCAACATCACCAGTTACCTGACCGAGTTTTTTGCAGACAATGGTTATGCCACCTGTGCGGCCTCGGACGGCCGGGAGGCCCTGGATGTGGCCAAAAAGGAAAAACCCGATCTGATCACCCTGGACCTGGAAATGCCCGATGAATGGGGGCCCCGTTTCTACCGCAGGATGTCCCAGGACCCGGAGATCAAGAACACGCCGGTCATTGTGATCAGCGGCCTGTCCGGCAATCAGTATGCCATTCAAAAGGCCGTGGCCAGTATCAGCAAACCCTTTGACCGGGATGAACTGATCAAAATCGTCAGGGACGCCATTGGTGATGCAAAATGA
- a CDS encoding hybrid sensor histidine kinase/response regulator codes for MQNDAASGSVAAVDINGTIGGIVGSLVLAEPEADLRDALEIHLTRLGLHVHKAGNGQAALNLLKEQGPSFLLANARLPDMSGIDLLRLSQAVSPNTAVIIMGDPADRKSALAALRLKATDYIHIPVESEHLEVALTRAAHWRTTRVKIQHYVEQLEALHQTKVLFQQLFDEVPCYISIQDKHFRLTGANRRFKEDFGDTIGSICYEVYKHRSEPCRDCPVMGTFEDGQPRQTEEVVTSKSGEKINVLTWTAPIHDAAGQITQVMEMATDITQIRKLQSRLTSIGLLMSSISHSIKGLLTALDGAIYRLDSGLEKQDMDRVRDGADRVKEMVAQIRKMVLNVLYYTKERQLNWARINVRDFTRDVVSIIGPKAEAAGVTFTHNLSSGLGAFEVDPGALRSALINILENCIDACVDDKSGNDRKHEVTLKVTDRDDHVVYEIQDNGVGMDQETREKMFTLFFSSKGSRGTGLGMFVADQIIGQHGGSIDVDSEPGSGSTFTVRLPRILPQEIRQPADADTGEPDHASHTE; via the coding sequence ATGCAAAATGACGCAGCATCCGGGTCTGTTGCCGCGGTTGATATAAACGGCACCATCGGCGGCATCGTGGGTTCGCTGGTACTGGCCGAGCCCGAGGCCGACCTGCGGGACGCCCTTGAGATACACCTCACCCGACTGGGCCTGCATGTACACAAGGCGGGCAACGGGCAGGCGGCCCTGAACCTTCTCAAGGAGCAAGGACCCTCTTTTCTGCTGGCCAACGCCAGGCTGCCGGACATGAGCGGCATCGACCTGCTTCGCCTGAGCCAGGCGGTCTCCCCGAACACCGCCGTGATCATCATGGGAGACCCCGCGGACCGGAAATCCGCCCTGGCCGCCCTTCGGCTCAAGGCCACCGACTATATTCACATTCCGGTGGAAAGCGAGCACCTGGAAGTGGCCCTGACGCGGGCCGCTCACTGGCGGACCACGCGCGTCAAGATTCAGCACTACGTGGAGCAGCTGGAGGCCCTGCACCAGACCAAGGTGCTCTTTCAACAGCTGTTTGATGAAGTCCCCTGTTATATCTCGATTCAGGACAAGCATTTTCGTCTCACCGGCGCCAACCGACGTTTCAAGGAGGATTTCGGCGACACCATCGGTTCCATCTGCTACGAGGTCTATAAACACCGCAGCGAGCCGTGCCGGGACTGCCCGGTGATGGGCACCTTTGAGGACGGCCAGCCCCGGCAGACCGAAGAGGTGGTCACCAGCAAATCCGGCGAAAAGATCAATGTGCTGACCTGGACCGCGCCCATTCATGACGCCGCGGGCCAGATCACCCAGGTGATGGAGATGGCCACCGACATCACCCAGATTCGCAAACTGCAGAGCCGGCTGACATCCATCGGCCTGCTGATGAGCTCAATCTCCCACAGCATCAAGGGGCTTCTCACAGCCCTGGACGGCGCCATCTACCGGCTGGATTCAGGCCTTGAAAAGCAGGACATGGACAGGGTGCGCGACGGCGCCGACCGGGTCAAGGAGATGGTGGCCCAGATTCGCAAGATGGTGCTCAATGTGCTTTACTACACCAAGGAGCGCCAGCTGAACTGGGCACGCATCAATGTACGGGACTTTACCCGGGACGTGGTCTCCATCATCGGGCCCAAGGCGGAGGCCGCCGGCGTGACCTTTACGCACAACCTGAGCAGCGGCCTGGGGGCCTTTGAGGTGGACCCCGGCGCCCTGCGCTCGGCCCTGATCAACATTCTTGAAAACTGCATCGACGCCTGTGTGGATGACAAAAGCGGCAACGACAGGAAGCATGAGGTGACCCTGAAGGTGACGGACCGGGACGACCATGTCGTGTATGAAATCCAGGATAACGGCGTGGGCATGGACCAGGAGACCCGGGAAAAGATGTTTACCCTCTTTTTCTCCTCCAAGGGAAGCCGGGGCACCGGCCTGGGCATGTTCGTGGCCGACCAGATCATCGGCCAGCACGGCGGCAGCATTGATGTGGACTCGGAACCCGGCAGCGGGTCGACCTTTACGGTGCGCCTGCCCAGGATCCTGCCCCAGGAGATTCGCCAGCCGGCCGATGCGGATACCGGCGAACCGGACCATGCCTCCCATACAGAATAG